The DNA region ACAGGATTCACGCAGCGTGTGTTCAAGAGACTAGGTGGAAGGGGCAAAAAGCAAAGGTTATAAAGGGTTATAAGCTGTGGTATGTAGGATTGGACGGCAGACATAACGTGGTTGGCATCCTAGTGTCTAACAATATTCTAAAGCAATTGGTTGAAGTAAGGAGGTGTAATGACAGGATTATGCTAGTTAGGATATTAGTGGGGGAAGAAATCATATCCATTGTCAGTGCATACGGGCCTCAAGTTGGGCTCGATGAGCAGGTGAAGTACAAGTTCTGGGGTAACTTAGGAGAGCTCATGAGAACTATCCCGGAAGATGAGAAAGTTTTCTTAGGAGGAGACTTTAATAGACATATAGGCAGAGATGCAGGCAACTATAACTCGATACATGAAGGGTTTGATTTGGGGGCAAGGAATGAGAATGGGGAGAATTTGTTGGAGTTTGTGCTAGCAAAAGAATTGGTTATAGCAAACtcgatctttagaaagaaagaGGAGCATTTGATCACATATAAGAGCGGCGGGGATGCAACCCAAGTTGATTATTTCTTAGTGCGCAAGGGAGATCGACCCTCATGCTTGGATTGTAAGGTGGTGTTGGGTACAAAGATGCCCACCCATCACAGGCTTTTAGTACTGGTTTTcaagatgaggaagaaaatcATAGAGAAGAAGGTcgcctgtaacacccctgaatttccgaccccttaaagaaaccaaaaccgtaaaggacgggaggaaattcggttGTTACATCGAGTCCAGGGGAAAGATCATGTGGGGGAGACTCAAAGGGGATATGGTCACCCTGTCaagcaagataagtttattggGCTTCTCAAGTCAGTCAGAGGATGCGAATGAAATGTGGGTGAACGTGGCAAAAACCATTAGAACAGTGGAAAAAGAGACCTTGGGGTGTCGTCGggtaaaccaaaagtgttcaTAAAGTCGTGGTGCTGGAACGATGaggtggaaaagaagataaaggataaaaataAGAGATTTAAGGATCTAATGGCATGCACGGAAGATGAGGATATGATAAAAAAGAGAGTgagctataaagaagcaaaaTGGGTGGCAAAGAAAGCGGTAACGGAGGCAAAAAAAAATCGGGGTTATGAGGACTTGTATCGGAATCTTGACACCAAAGAGGGGGAGAAacagatttttaagttggcaaggACTAGGTCCAGGCAGcggcaagacttagaggcagtgaAATGCATCAAGGATGAGGGAGGACGATTTCTCCTGAAACAAGAGGACAACAAAACCAGATGGCTACATTATTTCTCTCAGCTACTCAATGACTTTAGGGGGGCAAAGGAGGCGGAAAATCAAATTTCTGACGTCCAAAGACCAAGGGGATATGAGTCAACGAGTGATATTACCACAGGAGAAGTAAGAGAAactctcaaaaagatggggagaacaaaGGCAGTCAGGCCAGATAACATtccgattgaggtgtggaggggtttaggagaagagggcattagttggctgactaacctctttaatattattctaaggacacataagatgccagaagaatggaggaatagcacactaatacctctgtttaaaaacaaaagcgATGCACAAGTATGCgggaactatagaggtatcaaacttctaagccacacaatgaaattgtggaaAAGAGTAatagagaggagaattagacaggaaacagtgattagagagaacgaattcgattttatgccaggaaggtcaaccattgaggcaattcatgttttgaggagactgatggagaaatatagggtGCGAAAGAATGATCTGCATATGGTATTCACTGACCTAGAGAATgcatatgatagcataccacgacgtgtcatatgggatagcctcaaggctagaggtatttccccagtgtacattgaggctatacgggatatgtatgacgGAGTTTCGACTAACATCCAAACACTGATGGGGATAAAAGAGTCTTTTCCGGTTAAAATTGGACTACATCAAggatcggctctaagccctttcatttttactgtcattatggaagagatttctaaatctatttgggagatggtaccgtggtgcatgctattcACTGAtgacatagtgctggtagcagaaactagagaggagattagtaacaaattggatgagtggaggggagctttagaaggtaaagggttgcgcattagtcgtacaaagaccgagtatttgcgttgtaactttagtgggacagcaccggtaggtgaaccagaggtgtccattgatgaagcggttgttaaaagtacgaccaaatacaagtatttaggatcgatcattcaaagggatggggagattgacggcgATGTAAgtcatcgtatacaagcgggttggctcaagtggcgagcagccaccgcggtgctatgtgatagaaAATTctcaagcaagttaaaaggaaaattctaccagGCGGCAATCAGAtctgctctgctatatgggaccgaatgttgtcctataaagaagatttttgaacataagatggaagtcaCAGAAATAcatatgctgaggtggatgtgtagacacacattgatggatcgaattaggaaccaagagtttagggacaaactaaaTGTAGCCCCTATTTCtcgaaaaatgcgcgaaaatagattgaggtggtttggacatgtgcagagaaagactttcacCGCCCcggtgaggagggtagaaagcattatagtagagggtaagatgggtcgaggaagacccaagaGAACTtgagatgagcaaataaaagttgacttacatgagttaaacctctttgaAGGCCTGACTAttgataggggtagttggaagcgacatatccatgttttagactactgatgtcctcttaggtTACCTTTGggtgttcttgccatcttgcttctctcgtttcttttattattagtttcgtattctattttgttttcttttgtagtggttctatttatttattttagttatatgcatttaatttatcttttccaGGTAGCTACGTCttattatctttctcgagcctgGGGGATTCTTTTGgtcgcactctcctttatgggtatgagttgtcgctgTCCTTCTCTCctcagaccctgtccatagtttttctatgagtggaatacactgggtaggatgatcatgatgatgatgaaaatactATACTTGCTAGCTAGTTAAAAGTCTTAATTTAGGCATCTACAACAATCTTAAATTTGGCAAGTTGCAATTCttagaatcaaaaatattattaattattaataatataaatatggtCTCATTCACAAGTCGTACATGTAAACTAAGAATTATATTTATGCCAATTTATCAATTATAATGAACAAAGTATCAAAAGCAAACTCAAAAAATAGCAATTTGCCAATTAGCAAATTTACAattcatatattattataacttaataaaataattgagaTTTTCAAATGACATTTTCTTAGAGGTTCGCCACATGAAATGTAATTATTGACTATGATATAACACAGAATGTAAATATTGGCTATTATAAGaagtataataatataatttaataacatGTATACTTTTAACATAGGATCATGTCAATTTTCAAGATCCAATGTCATCGATATGATGCCACGTGGCAGGTGACCACAGGCAACAACATAAAGAATGTCCATGCAAAAACGTAGGTGGCTCTACAATTGGTGAACTAAAATGAATTAACACAAAAACCATACGCAATAGCcagattaattttttcaaacttGTATTGAATATACAAGACAATTTGCCATACATGTGAGGGTGCCTCCTTTGGAGGAAAGCAAATACACATGGTAAGACATTTGGTAGGCACATTCATTGAATTATATAATTTAGGTCTTTTTGTTGCATTGTGGCCTCCCCATGTGAGCAAGGCCCTTAGATTTGAGTGGCTTATATTAGAATGAGCGTATTATTTGAGTGTTTGTTCAACTTTGAGTGTTTTTTGTTTAGGTGAGTGAATAAAGAGATATTTTATATGTGTTAAAGTAAATCAAGAGGTTATAAGTTGATTGGTTAGAGCTTAAGATTATATGTCTATtacattttaaattcttttaaattAGAGTTTATTGTAAGGAGAATTTAAATTCGGACCTGTCTATACCATGGCTCAAAAAACCTCactaacaattaaaaaaagttatatataataaaagaaaGGCAGTCAAGTTGGTTTATTAAACATGCAGACGTGAGTGTTCAGGCCACATCATACTAGCATACTAAATGTGTCTGTTTCTTATGAACAAGAAGTCTAAATATAGCATAAACCTCCTAATCATATGTACCATATCAAACCATCATATTTAGTTCCAACTTAGTGTCAGGGTCGGGAGAGTGGCAAGCCAGCAACAAACAAATCATACTCGTATCCTCTCCAAAGAGAAGGTAGGAGGAATGAGATCAAAGACCTCCAAAAACCTCTATGTACCTGATGTTAAATGAGGCGTGGATGAAATTTAAACTTGAAacctataattttaataaaaagtcaaaaaacaaACTCAACTAAATTCATAATCAAAGCTCCaagttatattttatatacCCTATTAATTAGTACGTTTTCTTCCGTAGCTCTAAACAACAATTAAATAAGTACTTAattagatacaaatatatactatatgttgGCATATGACTAGGAGAGACATGGCTTTCAGTGAAACAAATATTAGTGTTATTAGGTACAACATCAACATATTATTGGTACACAAAACACCTCATGCCTTTGGCCCCTCGCTCTCGTCATCCCTATCTTACCCTTTGTATGTTATGTCATTAAGATTTGATaaggaaatatatatatatatagtaacaacTGCAAGAGCCTCAATGGCTTactgtatttattattgttttgcaaaGTTTTGGAAAACTTTTAACGTTTAAATTTGCAATTACATGGAATTAGGTAAGTTGGGATATATGAAAGCTCACTTGTTTGTATTTACATTTTAAGTATTAGGATTATATTAATGGTATGCAACACACTACTCTTTTATACATGTGATGGCTTGGCTTGTCTAGTCATTGGATCCACGTAAcacatattaatataataatcaatCACAAGATTTTTTTAGAACTTAATAATTGTCAATTATTTTGAATCAGAGTGAATAAccgaaataaattaatatgaaaaatatcAGCATAAAATTCACTAATGCATAGAACTTAACTAATTTATACTGCATACATACTTAAATGTCAAAGAAGGATGTTGAGTATTAACCCCCAACGcacataaataaaattgataactCTTTCGGTAATACATACTTTAATAATGTTTCTAATTATAAGCCACCAAGTCTCACTCCTAAGAACTTATCCCTTATAGTTATAAACTTGtaatataagaaaattttatttagaataatccaacctatttatgattttcctacaataatctcacatattgattaatcatgaataatcccaactttaagggaTGTTTGCctaaagtaaacttgggtaacccaatgacctgctatagtaggtaattcatcaaaaaagtaaactaaaaattaatctaaaattcgagaataattttgaaatttacataaaaaattctaaataataaaaaaaatcataaatttttttaaaacatttttaacattttttcgagattttattttaatttatttttttttggaaaaaaaaacaaaacttgtTTTAAATGGTTTGAGTACTGCCGTACTGGTGCTTTTTAGGCAAAATTGCTACTCCTATATCGGAAGTTACTAGTACCAATTATGGATTGGTTTGATAGTTAAAGGCATTTCTTTACATATTTATAATTAGAATTCGATTTTCATTACTTATAAAACGATCAATTCctcttatatatattaaaatatccttaccataaaatagaaaaattaaaaataaaactaatattctAACCGTCATTATCACAAAATTCATAACTCTTCGAGAATTCGGActtctatataaatataataacttGTTGTCAATAGAATATATTATAGAAGTATGCACTCAAACTTTTAatggtttaattttttatattatattgaaaataaatgtAGCAAAAGGTTCACAATTTACGAGTTTGAATATTATTTACAGACGTCTTCTTTCAAGTTAAGTATTTATAGTCAAGACTAATGTTTTTCAAGTGAGATGCATGAGCCAAAGTGTAATACGCTCAGATATGATTAAATGAAGAATGagggaattaagaaaaagtaattttgatttacatgtaaattaggtttttttgatttataagaTGTAAAGTTTTGATAAATAATAttagatcaatataatgataaaaCTTACTTGGTTCTTAAATAATCTATGATAATTTATGAAAGTAAATTCATTGTTTCAAACAGAAATTGAGTATTAATTATTAGTTTCGAAAGTTATTTATGATAGGAGTGGAGCATGTTAGCAATTACCAACCTAACAGACAACAAGCTACGTAGAACATGGTAAGTAAGAATCATTCTAGGGacaaaaaccttttaaattacTTCtatataacattattattattattattattattattattattattattattattattattatgacaaTATATAAACTAATGATATTTCTTTCAAAATATAATGCATGTAGGAGCCAGCCAAAGTATTCCTTCAATTATATATGCTaattattttgcacaaaaagaagctaaaagggaaaaataattcaattaaacaacaaaaaatatcACATTAATTAAGCAATTCTATCTTACaaaacatcaatgatcattaatcaaaCTCGGATTatgatattataatataaattataataataataataataataataataataataataataataataataataataataataatggtgttCAAACTAATGCAACAAGTATAtaagtttaaataataaattgataaaaatatcatttataatattttctaagAAATACTCTtcaattctttttgtttgtctcaTTTTTTTGTTGGGTAAGTTCACCCtacttgtcccatttctattttaaaaCCTATATTTATAAGTGGTCtcttcattttcttaatattaaaaatacccaacaTTGCACATGGGTCTACTATTTTACGTGATCCcctcaattcttaatattaaaaaaactcaaTATTACACATGAgtctactattttaggtggtTCGCTcactttcttaatatttgtgcccaagccaaatgggacaactaaattgaattgaaaggaGTATCTTTtattgaattcaaaataattacgaagtttataaaataataataataataataataacttgtAGTAATAATAACTTCTTGtataatttaaacctaattgTCGTATTAGCTTATCTTAGCTTGATTGTGATTGGTATGTTATCCTTTGTAGTTACTAAGCAGAGATGGTAATGGTATAATAGCAGGATCCACTGATCCAGGTATAGTGGTAGGCCGGGTTAATGTTAATACCGGTCATGGGGTTGACTTGCTAATTATTATAGGTTAAAtgatttattgattttgatatgcTTCTATTAAATGAAAGTGTAAGTAGTAGTTAATTAACCAACAGATTTAGGAATTTGGATTTAGCTACATGCATCTTAGGGCCCAATTTTGAGGTACAACTCTGGATTTGCGTTGAATTGActtcattatcattttttttttaataaacgtATCCATACAATCAGtatatttctttatatattTCTTCATGTGAACACTTTACAATCAGtatatttctttatatatttcttcatgtgaacactttaaaactgtaaataatcactttataattataattggtaaaattgtaagtgatcactttaaaattataagtaattattttaagactataaaaaaataatcacttataattaatCATCTCTAATTGTGTCGGCCTATTatatactccttcctattctaCCCATtaatccatttattttttttcactattcagttatcactcttaatttgtattttattcttagtctataagttaaaacatagtcatttacaatcttgtttaattcgtctcaatacaaagattattaatatttattttttataatttttaattaaaaataattagagatattaaatgttaaaatgttgcctcgacatgtgtgaaaaactaaatgggactaaTAGGTTGAATAGAAGGtagtatattttaaaatattcttgtgagagacggcctttttgagagaccatctctaattgagtcagcctattatatatattttaaaatattataaataggcattaagaatgatttaagtagatattaaagatattgaaagtaggcattaaggatactgtaagtaagcattaaggataatgtaaataggtattgaaaatacggtaagtagacattaatctttaatggagtgggcttgagatacgtctctcaaagagacggtctctcaagagactatcCGTTAATTTTATTACTTAGTATTGTAGGCACATACTAAACGTGTTGTGAGAAGCTAAAAAATCTCAAACAATTAGACGTACATTtgtaagtattaaaaaattaaatctcaACGTGTAATAATATTGAATTAAATATGTCATCtcaacaaaagaaatatataagAATAGTATATAACAATATCATAAATACATGTGCTCTCCATCCTTATGAATTTGTTATCATATATTAACACGTAAAAGTATTAACTTGATTTGCATAATATAGTAAATTAAAAGAAACATAGGAATACcataagaaaaaggaaaagcGAATGGAATATAaaacaagaaaatgaaaatgatactccctcctattcatagagAATGGGGTGAAAAAGCACTTAAGTAGGTGAAAAACTCTCTTTTTCCATAAAGGgtattgatatttatgtgttattgtgTTGTTTTAGTAAGggtaaaaagataaaaaagaatgacaaataaaaatggaacattTTCAGTGAATTAGCCCAATAAGAAAATGCTCCATTttctatgaataggagggagtattaagtaGGTATAATATTGTATGACAAAAGAAGTGTATTAGTATTTAGTAGTTTGATTATGGAATAAGGCAGCCCAAAAGAttgaacaaaatcaaaattgcaaACCAACAATTGCAAACATCtgacatattaatatattatgatatGATGTACTCCTCAGACCTCACACATTAATAATCGCAACCAACGATTATTAAGCATTCTCCTCTTTCACAAGATTCATACCCCCAAATATACACAtgtataaatcaaaatcaaaattgaaaaataaaaaataaaaagaatacaaaactTTTACTTCCAAGTTCCAAAGAATTTGAAACCTGCAAGTACAAATCAAATTGCGAAAAAGCCGATACTTTCTCACCGACCAAAAGCAGCAGGCGGAGCCAAAACAAATGTAGCCTGCATATCATTAATACATCAAGCACAACGTGAGAAGCCAAAATGGgttaaattacataaaacaagtaCAATATGAAGTACCTGCGAGCGAGGGTATTGGCTATTCTCATCTTCAAGCACACAAGCAAATCACTTACTAGTTACTACTCACACAATTCATAGAAAccatttcttttttcttgtttttcaaATAGACAAGCAATGACGAATAGGAATCAAGTTTTTGGAGCCAATGAAGCAAGAGCAGTAGCAAGTGCAGGCGAGAGCGTACTCAGCAAGGCTTGCATTTGATTGCCGTACATTGAGATAAGATGCGAAAAGGCCCTTCCGATTAGGGCTTTTACTTCATTAGTCTCAACAGGTGATAATGCCACTTGAGCGAAAATATTCACCAAATCTGGAACAAGTGATAAGATCTGACATATTTTTCAGCACAAAATTCAGATTTTGCGAGCCAGGAAAAGTCAGACCGATGAAGTAGCTAGTTAGTACAGCGATAGATGAATATTACCTGAGGATGTGATGATAAAACAAGATTGCAAACACAGCTATAAACAGCAATAGACTCCTCATGATCTTCTCTTAAAGGAAGAGCTTTCAGGAAAACAGGGAGGACCTGAAACAAGAATGAGTTAACTATCCCGAATCATCAACATTTTAAGAAAGCTCTCGATAAAGCTTAGTACTGACCTGATTTAATGGGATAGCCTCCGGGTGTACCATAATCATCCTTGCCACAGCACCTGCTGCATTATCCCTCACGGCATTATCTGGTTCAGATTCGCCAAAACGTGGGTAAAGTCCTTTCAAGATGTCTCCATAATATCTAATACTGATGTAAAGGAAAACACGATATTctaacataaaagaaaaaaccaattgtagaaataagGCTGTAAAACTGAAATTTAAACAAAGGGAGGATACTTCAATGCCACTTCACCACCGTTTCTGCAGAACTCACCAACGCAAAACGCAGCATTTCTCCGATTTGTTGCATCAGAAGATACCAATTCTTTTAAGACCAATGGCATCACCGCCTGAACACGAGTCAATATTTTATGAGAAGGTTCAAAACCTAGTGTTGAAGAATGATATCAACAAAATCATGCAGCTTTTATGGAGTAACACTTCGATTAATTTTAGGAATCTAGTCCAAGTAGTCCTAACAATAAGGTGCAATCACTTTCAATCAGGTAATCTAACAAAATATTACATCAACATAGCCTGCTATAGGTGAGCCCATGTTCTGCGCAACTTCTGCAAGGGTTGCAACTACCATGGTCCGATCTTGTGGTGGACGTGAATTTTTCTGCACAACCAAAATGGTTAGATGAAAAAATCACAAATATGAGTTAATGATAAATTATACATTTGAATTTATACCCACCGCAAATTTCATCAGGGGGTTAAATAGTTTGGCTAGCACGGGTGCAAAATGAGGACCCATGGCCTTGGAAAATGCTGGAAGGAGGTCAGAAACTGCATCCATTAAGACCTCATCATGTGTAGCgtcatcctcatcatcatcactatctGATTCAATCTGCTGACATGCAGACTGCTCATTAAGAAGCATTAGAGTGGCATCAACTAGCTGCGGCATatctgaaataaaaataaagacatAACATGATGAGCTTGCATTGAAGGGGGACAGGTGTAATAACAGCAAGAAAGCCTTATTCTCAGCATATGAGGCAAAGAGGAAGACGAAATTAAAAAGCTCCATCTGAAGATTAATACTAACATGGCTCAATAGGCATATATCCTGTATCCTTGATGATGTCTGCTATACCCATACAAGCTTGAGCTACAACTTCCTTGTCATCATCCTCGGTCAtagttttaattaatatgttCATGACAGTATCTGTCGATAGAAGGGAGAATAAATTGTAGTCAACATGGGCCCAAAGGTGGCCATTAAAAGCCAAAAGAAAACCGATGTTGCTCACAAAACACAATCTTATAAATAGTAATTACCAAGAACTTCTTTTGCTTTTGCTGAACCGTCCTGCAACCAATGACGAAGGAAACACAATTAGTCTTTGCCTTTTCCAGATGATCAGGACTCGGGACACAGTTAGGTGTGAAGAGATTGACTAGTAAACTGTTCAATTATTTTCTTAGATGTTGTGTCATGAAGATAGATTACCAGAAAATATGAAGAGACTTCTAtgatatcaatgaaaaatatgcATCAAATTTCTAGTAAATTGTTTCTCACAATGGCACTACAAAATCAGAAAGTGGATAAGCTGTGGGTGCCAGTAACTATTTTATCAGATACAGCACATAAGGATAAAGAATAAGTGAAGCTATATGAAATAATCATGATACACTCACCACTTGTCCTTGGTAGACTGCTTGTGCTGCTATAATTATATCTGCAACCAAAGCATAACTAATTATACActcataaaacaaaatataacacATAGGTCATAGCTACATAAAGACTTTACATCTCGTTTGGATGTCAAGTGTCCTTCTTTGTCTTGGAAAACTACACATGCACACATCTACATACATACTCCtctgtcccacttaatttgccccatttttcattttagtatgTCCCAATGAATTTgcctcatttctatttttgggaTGACACCAccactttactttttgcatTCTCTCTTATTTCTAAATACCCCACTATTTTAACTCAATTGCTTAATCTCTATGCCAAAAGTAAAAGGGGCAAAGTGGTTGGGATGGAGGAGTATTGAATTTGCTACAAGTACAAAATCATGCTTTTTCAATTTGTTTGGGTTGAGGTAAAACATGACAAAATATTTGAAACGATATATATGCTGAcgagagattaaaaattaaatgtgcGAGTGAGAATTAGTATGAGTGTGgggtaattttttaaaaaaaaaaagaaaatgaagcaaATATAGGAGGgcagatgaaaataaaaaatatagaaaattgaatggaacatagaaataaatcaataatgtATAGTATAattttccattaattttttgtttttcactaCTTTAATAAGTTAGCAAAGTTTGTCTCTCCGTTCTCCAATCTATAGACACATCGGGATTGACCACGGATATAAAGTGGAAAGTGGACAAATGTGGCAAGAAAAGCGGTAGAAAAGGGTCCAAAtaataagaaagaaaaggagGGGGAAACCACAATCCAGGAATGAAATGGCTTTGCTTATTTCTATagcaaccaaaaaaaaaatttaaaaactcatgCACCATCATGGACCAACAACAATCATTCATATATAAATAGATTATAAAATGGTCTAGAACCCTGTCACTTGGACCACACATCAAAGGGTCATTTGATGAACAACAATGAAGTATGACTGTATGAGCATTGCACAAATATTTAAAGGTATAAATATTTTCCTATACAGTTTATGGTGTGTAAATAGGTAAAGGTAAAAATCATATAACATTCAGGAACAAGACTACAATGGCCACAAGCCACCATATACTCATTATCCTATCTTTAGATATATGACATATCTGAATTCCAGCTGAAGtgctaaactatttttaaaaatgttcTGCCTTTACCATATAAAACCTCAAAAGAGAACCCCAATGGCCTAAAATGATCCAagcaaaccttggaaatatagTGATGCTTTCAGATACAACAGGAATTGATgaataatttaccaaaaaacgAAAGAAATTAGTAATATTACTGAATTTTTGACTGAACGGGAAGCAACAAAGCAAAGAAGCCTTAGCTGTTTCTCATGAAGATCAGCTGCGGGACATTAGATTGGGTAGAATGACAATGAAACCATAAGCATCTTTATAGCGGTGATAAACTTTGATGTTCAGATTTCAGAATAAACTTTTCCCTATCTAATTAAATTAGAAAGTTTCAGCAGGGTGGTACAAGTAAGTGACTAGCACAACAAACAATTCATTTGAAGAAATCCTTCATAAAACAAACCTATATTTTTgtagtttttcaattttttcattgatctttctttttTGATTGCCAACAGATTCATGCTTTTAATTCGCAACTGTATAATCTCACTCAATTTCCTTCCACTACTCATCAAAAACTAAGAAAAGGTTGAATTATATAAGTAGACATGAAGCATTTTACTGTTCCTAGTTACATAGCCTAAAATGGTATAGATTTTTATATTGAAAAGTCCACTTTAAAAGGCAGAAGTAGCCTAAAATGAGTGTTTTGCATCCAGCAAATATAACATACAATGGTCAATGTATAGCAGTATAAGTAGATCATAAGCACATACAAGGAGAAAGTAAGTAGAACGGAGGCCAGGCCGTGTAAAAAAAGGCACAGCAGATGTAGCTACTCACTTTTCAAGGCGATGATGGCCTGAAGTCTTACATCCTCATGAAAGTAAGT from Amaranthus tricolor cultivar Red isolate AtriRed21 chromosome 3, ASM2621246v1, whole genome shotgun sequence includes:
- the LOC130808607 gene encoding uncharacterized protein LOC130808607; the encoded protein is MSLELANKLSKYRIHAACVQETRWKGQKAKVIKGYKLWYVGLDGRHNVVGILVSNNILKQLVEVRRCNDRIMLVRILVGEEIISIVSAYGPQVGLDEQVKYKFWGNLGELMRTIPEDEKVFLGGDFNRHIGRDAGNYNSIHEGFDLGARNENGENLLEFVLAKELVIANSIFRKKEEHLITYKSGGDATQVDYFLVRKGDRPSCLDCKVVLGTKMPTHHRLLVLGKDHVGETQRGYGHPVKQDKFIGLLKSVRGCE